A single Populus alba chromosome 7, ASM523922v2, whole genome shotgun sequence DNA region contains:
- the LOC118047757 gene encoding salicylic acid-binding protein 2, whose translation MGDSNNQTTHFVLIHGSASGAWAWYKVKTMLEAAGHSVTALDMSASGVNTKTLEEVVTFDQYNEPLIEFMANLAENEKVVLVAHSLGGLNVAFAMEKFPEKISLAVFVTAFLPDTEHRPSYMLEKFIENSPAVADGWQSVVSSTAGYEAFMKSTAFNLASPEDLSLQTLLKRSGSLFLESLAKANKFTKEKFGSVVRDYVVCTQDLLVVPSLQRFMIEHNEVKEVMEIPADHMAIASRPKELCQCLLEFARKHA comes from the exons atgggagATAGCAACAATCAAACAACGCATTTTGTTTTGATCCATGGTTCAGCTTCAGGAGCTTGGGCATGGTACAAGGTGAAGACAATGCTAGAGGCAGCTGGCCACTCTGTCACGGCCCTTGACATGAGTGCATCAGGGGTGAACACAAAAACACTGGAAGAAGTTGTTACTTTTGATCAGTATAATGAGCCCTTGATCGAGTTCATGGCCAACTTAGctgaaaatgaaaaggttgtaTTGGTGGCTCATAGTCTAGGCGGCTTAAACGTGGCTTTTGCTATGGAGAAGTTCCCAGAGAAGATTTCTCTAGCTGTTTTTGTTACAGCATTCTTGCCTGATACCGAGCACAGGCCATCGTATATGTTAGAGAAG TTTATTGAAAATAGCCCAGCCGTGGCAGACGGGTGGCAGAGTGTAGTGTCTTCAACGGCGGGATATGAGGCATTCATGAAGTCCACTGCTTTTAACCTTGCCTCCCCTGAG GATCTCAGTCTCCAGACGCTTCTAAAGAGATCAGGATCATTGTTTCTTGAAAGTCTGGCCAAGGCAAACAAGTTCACGAAGGAGAAATTTGGATCGGTTGTGCGAGATTATGTTGTCTGTACTCAAGATTTATTGGTGGTTCCGTCATTGCAGCGCTTCATGATTGAACACAACGAGGTTAAGGAAGTGATGGAGATTCCAGCAGATCATATGGCAATTGCTTCTAGGCCTAAAGAACTCTGTCAATGTCTTCTGGAGTTTGCACGCAAGCATGCATAG